Proteins found in one Legionella pneumophila subsp. pascullei genomic segment:
- a CDS encoding glycosyltransferase produces the protein MSKEINIIWVGPQHLPYKYLQHLKKWHNLNPDYQINFITDEHSSSIQLSGINTIHWKQCFDLTDLRQQFLLKEAERALQEKAYATLSNIVRKVKIFNDGGYYFDTDIVPMEKLPTVTKNIPFLSQPKASYGEEFAKHRFVVSALYGSKHSPVFNEALTVMHETYQVKSLQDAIKENPEKADYLRSYYSASLMLSRSVKRLYTNELDYQKMIKDCQNEFGNPTAFQIVQDGTWGEGLNTVLMESKHLAATAIQRFFRAAQALDQVNANQSTAYTRSSEKPRFF, from the coding sequence ATGTCTAAAGAAATTAATATTATTTGGGTAGGACCACAACATCTTCCCTACAAATATCTACAGCATTTAAAAAAATGGCACAATTTAAACCCAGACTATCAAATCAACTTTATCACTGATGAACATTCTTCTTCCATTCAGCTTTCCGGAATAAATACTATTCACTGGAAACAATGTTTTGACCTGACGGATTTACGACAACAGTTTTTGTTAAAAGAAGCGGAGCGTGCTCTCCAGGAAAAAGCCTATGCCACTTTATCGAATATCGTTCGCAAGGTTAAAATTTTTAATGATGGCGGGTATTATTTTGATACTGATATCGTTCCTATGGAAAAATTACCTACAGTCACTAAAAATATCCCTTTCTTATCACAACCTAAAGCAAGTTATGGTGAAGAGTTTGCCAAGCACCGTTTTGTTGTTTCTGCACTTTATGGAAGTAAGCACTCTCCTGTATTCAATGAAGCATTGACAGTCATGCATGAAACTTACCAAGTGAAATCATTGCAAGATGCCATTAAAGAAAACCCTGAGAAAGCAGACTACCTTCGCTCCTATTATTCAGCATCGCTTATGTTATCTCGTTCTGTTAAACGACTTTATACAAATGAGCTGGATTATCAAAAAATGATAAAAGATTGCCAAAATGAGTTTGGAAACCCTACTGCATTTCAAATTGTACAAGACGGTACATGGGGCGAAGGGTTAAATACTGTTTTGATGGAAAGTAAACACCTTGCAGCTACTGCCATACAAAGATTTTTTCGGGCGGCGCAAGCTCTGGATCAAGTGAATGCCAATCAGTCAACGGCCTACACGAGATCCTCTGAAAAACCTAGATTCTTTTGA
- a CDS encoding AraC family transcriptional regulator → MKYQQKLENMIDFIGKHLDEELSLESLSEIFCISKFHFHRLFTAFTGLSLQQYIKWLRLKRAAHQLIVEKDQSVINIAINAGFESHEAFSRAFKKACGFSPSQFRQGFGRSYWEQPPYCLPRQGRNDMKVDIKSIDKIRLAVIEHKGDPKLLGESINKLVSWAKSQSINLKPRPGEAFALAYDDPKTTPPSEFRIDLGIKVPENLKLDGMIEKFLPSGRYAVTVHKGSRNNIGDVVYYLYRDWLPNTSEQLGDLPCIFCYYNFDHEVAETELLTECWLLLK, encoded by the coding sequence GTGAAATATCAACAAAAATTGGAGAATATGATTGATTTCATTGGAAAGCATCTCGATGAAGAGCTTTCTCTTGAAAGCTTAAGTGAAATTTTTTGTATATCAAAATTTCACTTTCATCGCTTATTTACTGCATTTACCGGGTTGTCTTTGCAGCAGTATATTAAATGGCTACGCTTAAAACGCGCTGCTCATCAGCTTATTGTCGAGAAAGACCAGTCCGTCATTAACATTGCAATCAATGCAGGTTTTGAATCCCATGAAGCATTTTCCAGGGCTTTTAAGAAAGCTTGTGGATTTAGCCCAAGTCAGTTTAGGCAAGGTTTTGGGAGGTCATATTGGGAGCAGCCACCGTATTGTTTGCCTAGACAAGGTAGAAATGATATGAAAGTAGATATTAAAAGTATTGATAAGATACGATTAGCTGTAATTGAGCACAAAGGTGATCCTAAATTGTTAGGTGAAAGCATTAACAAGTTAGTATCCTGGGCAAAATCTCAATCGATTAATCTTAAGCCACGACCCGGAGAAGCATTTGCCCTTGCTTATGATGATCCTAAAACAACACCACCATCTGAATTTCGTATCGATCTTGGCATCAAGGTTCCCGAAAATTTAAAACTGGATGGTATGATTGAAAAGTTTCTGCCATCAGGCCGTTATGCAGTAACGGTACACAAAGGTTCTCGTAATAATATTGGTGATGTGGTTTATTATCTTTATCGAGATTGGTTACCCAATACCTCAGAACAATTAGGAGATTTACCCTGTATCTTTTGTTATTATAATTTTGATCATGAAGTAGCTGAAACGGAACTTTTAACGGAATGTTGGCTTTTGTTAAAATAA